The genome window GTAGAAATCCAACTCGGCTGGGGTGTTGCCGGCCGCTGCTACGACTACCGCGTCGCGGTTGACGGCGGCGTAGGTAATGACATCTTGCTCAAACTGAGAGCGGCCGCCAACCCCACCCCAAGACAGGTTAATGACCCGGCAGCCGTGGTCGGCGGCGTACACAATGGCTTCGTAGCCGCCAAAAGCGCCCGTAGGTGTGCTAGGATAGATTTTCAGGGGCATAAACCGGCACCGGAAGCCTACGCCCGCAATGCCCTTGCTATTATCAGGAGCGGCAGCAGCGCAACCCGCTACTAATATGCCATGGACACTGCCCGGCTCCCGGACCGGGTCGTTGTCGTGGTCGGCAAAGTCCCAGCCGCGGTAGTTGTCCACGTAGCCATCCTGGTCGTTGTCGATGCCATCGATGGGGTCGCGGCGGTTGAGCTGTACCTGGGAAGCCAGGTCTTCGTGGGTGAGGCGGGTGCCCCCGTCCACAATCCCAATAACCACGCTGGTATCCCCCTTGCTGATGTTCCAGGCCTGGTAGGCCCGAATATTTTTGAGGTAGTACTGGCCGTTGGCGGCGGTGGAATCGGCGAAGGGGTCATTGGGCTGATACAGCGGCGCGTAGCTGTAGAGCGGCTCGGCGTATTCCACGGCCCCGGTTTTGCGTAGGGCCCGGCAAGCCTCTTCCACGGACAGCGTTACGGGTAGTTCGGCCTGAAAAATTAGCTCCAGGTGCACGGCGCCGGGCTGGTCGGGGCCGGGCGGCTGGCTGTGAGGAAACTTCGGGCGAACCTCCCGCGCCTGCAGGCGCAGCAAGGCCGCATCCAGGGCCGCAACCCCAGTTGCCTGCCCGGCTGGGCGGCTGCCAGTTGGGGCTGACTTTAGCTTAAATACTACCCGCCCGGCAAGAATGGTTTTGGTGGCAGGTGCCGGAGTAGTTACCGGCAGCGGGCCTTGTTGGGCGTGCGCGGCCCCGGCAGTTAGCAGAAGGGCTGCTATCCAGCAGTGGGTAGTAAAACGGAGTAGCGGTAGTAGCATATACACAGAGGGAATAAGAGAAAACACAGCCCGCATGAGTCAGCAGATTAACGTACCTGCCTTTCTGTTTGGATGCGGGCTCGGCACTCCTCGTTCGTAAAATTAACCATTGGCAGCTAGCTTGATAGCTTCGTTTGAAGCTTTTCGACCAACCTGCGGCATTCACCCAGCTAGCAAGGTATTTTAGGTGGTAGGCGGCAGAGAATCTGCTTCATCCTCGCCCGGCTTTTGACTTATTTCCAGATAGCTGAACAAGCCTGTGACGTGAGCTTGTAGTAGCTAGCCCCGCCTGAAAAGTATTTTTATGCTGTCATTCTGAGCAGAGCGAGAATTCCGAAAGTAGCCGTTGGATACTTGACTCAGATTCCTCGCCCCCGCGTCCAATGACAATGACCTGCGGGCTTACTTGTGCCGACGTGCTACCTAACACCTAACAACAAGGCCGCCCTGTTTTGCCAGGGCGGCCTTGTTCTGAAGGCGGAGGTAGAGCAGCCTTACCGGCCGCCCTTGCTGTATTTGTACCGCTTGGGCGCGTCTACCATACGAAATTTGTAGGGGTTGCGCGAGTTCAGGTCCAGACCCAAACCAATAGGATTGTGGTTGCGCTTAAACTGGGACTTATCATTGGGGCGGCGCCCGCTTTCGTTGGAAACGCTGCGATACTCCCGGGGTTTTTCCACGAAGGTATCCTGGGAGCAGGAGGCCGTGGCCAGCAGAATGGTAAGCGCCGAGAAGGGTAGTATAGCTTTCATGAGTACAGGGGCTGAGGGAGGAGAAATGACGCCGCTAGGAAGGGGGCAGGTGTCTGAGCCTGTGTACTATAAATCATTCTAAAAAGATGCAGAAAAAGCGGAATAATCCAGTCGGTTTTTTTGCCGAGCTTACAGGCTTAGCATTTCCCGAAAGCGCACCGACTGCTGGCGCGAAACCTCGACCTCGGGCCCGCCCCGCAGCCGGATCTTCAGAGAGTTACTAAACCAAGGCTCAATGGCTTCCACCCACTGCAAGTTAATGATCTGCTGGCGGTTGGCCCGGAAGAATACCCTCGGGTCAAGGCGCTGCTCTAGGTGCTGGAGAGTGCGCGGAATCAGGGGGCGGTGCTGCTCAAAGTAAATCTGGGTGTAGCTGCCATTGATTTCAAACAGGCGAATGTCGGCCAGACGCACAAACCAGCACCGCTCGCCCTCCTTCACAAACACCTGATCCTGCTCCGTAAGCGGGGTAGGGGCCGGTTCTTCAGCCGGCGCTGAACCACCTGCGGGAACCATAGCCGTGTATTTGCTGCGGGCCTTAGCTAGGGCAGCGGCCAAGCGGTTTTCCTGGATGGGCTTGAGCAAGTAGTCCAGGGCATTCACCTCAAAAGCCCGCAGGGCGTACTCGTCGTAGGCCGTGGTGAAAATGACGTGGGGAGCCGCTTCCAACGATGCCAGCAGTTCGAAGCCCGTTTCGCCCGGCATATGAATGTCCAGAAATAGCAAATCGGGTTGCAACTCCCGCAACTGCTGCCGGGCCTCCTCGGCGTGCCGGGCCTCGCCCACGATACTTACTTCTGGGAAGGCCTGCAGCAAATGGCGCAGCTCCGTGCGGGCCAACCGAGAATCATCAACGAGCAAGGCGTTCATACAGCGCTTAGAAAAGGAAGAAGATTAAGAATCAGAAAGGAAGTGGCGGGCCTACCAGATTGCCGGCACGGCCAGAGCCTCCGCCGGGACTGCGGCTGCAACCGGTAGCTGCAGGTGCGCCACCACCATGTCGGGGGAGTGCGGGTCGTTGGCTAGGTGCAGGTGGGCAGTGGGGCCGAAGAGCAGGGCCAGCCGCTCCCGGGCATTGCGCACGCCTACCCCCTCGTGGCTGGGGCGGGGCTCGTAGCGGCCGGTGTTGCGCACCGTAATGTGCAGGGTGTTAGAGTCGTTGAGCTGGGCGCAGAGGCGGATGACGCCGCCCGCCGGCCGCGGGGCCAGCCCGTGCTTGATGGCATTTTCCACCAGCAGTTGCAGGGTCATGGGCGGAATCAGGACGGACAAGGCGGCCGAGTCAACGTCCAAGGTGTATTCCAGGCGCTCCTCCAGCTGCAGGGCCTCCAGCTGCAGGTAGTGCTCCACAATTTCCAGCTCCCGGCTCAGGGGCACCTGCTCGGCAGTGTTCAGCTGAATAGAGTAGCGCAGCAGATCCGAGAGGTGGGTAATCATGTCGCGGGCCCGGCCTGGGTTCTCCATCACCAGGGCCCGAATGTTGTTGAGCCCGTTGAACATGAAGTGTGGGTTAATCTGGGCCTTGAGGGTACGCATTTCGGCCTCCTGCACGGCCGCCGTTAGCTTCCACTTGTCTACCTCAGCCCGGCGGAAGCTGGTTAGGTAGTGCCAGCCGAAGTAGAAGCCCGCCCACAGCCACAGCAGAATATTTACGTTGACGGCGTACCCGAAAAACTGGGCCCAGCCGTGGGGAGCACCGTCGCTGGCCGGCCGGATCAGCAGGGCAATTACGGCCCAGATAACTACTTGGCTGAGCAGGGAAAGCACCACATTCGTCACCAACAGGCGGCCCAGCAACGGTAGCGGCCCCAGTTGCTCCCAGCCATTGGCCCGGATGTGGTAACGCAGCCAGTGGGTGATGCCCAGCATGGTGGCGGCGATGGTGAAATTAATCAGCAGCATGTCGCGCGGGCGGGCTCCCATGAAGGAAAAAGTCCCCGAGCAAATCACAAAATAGAGGCTCCAGCCCAGGAGCTGGCAGCGCCAGTACAGGCGGCTAGGAGGCGGAGCAAGAGCGTAAGAGAACATAAAGCGCGGAAGGCTAGGCAGCTGCGGAAGCATGAGAAAGCTCAGCGGCTACCCGCTGGTAGGCCTGCTGGTTGCGGCGGTAAGACACCCACAGCAGCCCGGCCAGCACCAGCAGCATGCCCACAATAAACATCGGAATCAGGTACAAATCGGTGGCTGAAGTGCGCAGGCCCAGCAGCAGGCAGCCCACCGGAATAAGGCCCGCCATCAGGGCAAAGGGACGGGCGTTGTAAAACCAGGCGTAGGGGAAAAAGTGGGCTCCCGTGATAATGCCGTAGGTCATAATAAAATGCTGCGGATACCGGCTGTACACAAAAATCAGGAAGGGGAAATAGAATAGTTGGGCGAAGTTCAGCCACAGTCCTAGCGGCTGCAGCGGGTTGTGCGGCAGGGTCCAGGTAGTGCGTAGCAGCTTAGAAAACAGCCAGGCCAGCGGCAAGGTAGCCGAGCCCACGAAGAAGGTAATGAAGCCTTTATGCGCAGGCGAACCGGGTAGCGTCCAGAGGAAGGCAATGGCTGCCCACACCAGGCTGGCCGCCACAATAAAGTCGAGCCCGTTTTTGGCTTTCACCGACAGCTCTAGCTTCAGAGCCGCAAATTCCTGTTCGAGTAACATAACTGCTAGTAGTAGGGTGAGGGTAGTACAACAGCGCTAAACTCTCCGGCGACTTTTGCCGCTGGGCGGGCGCAAGATAGGCGCCCGCCGCAACTGTAAAACCTACTTTTTTGCCAGGCTATTCTGCTTCAAAAAGGCATCGGTTTGGTTGAAAAACCACTGGGTATCGTCCCACATCAGGAAGTGCTTGCCCGCCTCCGACATTTCTATCCGGTGCTGAGGGAGCTTGGCGTACTGCTGCTCAAACACGGCCCGGGTGCCTTCCTTGGTGGAACCGTACTGCTTGTAGGCGGCCCAGGCACCCAGCACCAGCACGGGCTGCTGAATACGAGCAACATCTTGGCGCAAGTCGTTGGTCATCAAATCGTAGTAAGCCTGGGCCACGGTAGCAGGGTCAGAAGCTACTGACCAACGGGTAGCCTGGCTGATGCGGGCCGTGTCGGTCATCATGCTCCCCGACATCTGGCGGGCTGCCGCCACAGTCATTTTGCCGCTGCTCATTTGCTTGCGCATGCCCTCGGCCATGGGCTTGGCGGCTTCGGCCGTGAGGCTGGGGTTTTGCACTGCTGCCAGGAAGGGCAACGAATCGACGATAACCAGCGGGCCGGCTGCCTCAGGCTGGGTGCTGCTCAGCCACAGGGCCAGAAAGCCGCCCAGGCTGTGGCCGATGATGGCCGGCTTCTGGAGCTTCTGGGCCTTTATGTAGCCCAGGAGTTGGTCGCGCACGTTCAGCAGCAGCGGGTCGGTGCTGGCTGGGGCCGGGGCGCCACCGAAGCCGGCCAGGGAAATGATGTGGCACTGGTACTGCTTCTGGTAATGAGCCACGGTTTCGTCCCACACGGCGCCGGGGCAGGTTAGGCCCGGAATCAGGAGCAGGGGCTGGCCTTTGCCTACTACCCGCACCGTAAAGTTGGGGTGGGCTGCCGGCGTATCGATGGAGGCGGCAACGGGGGCAGCCGGCGCCGCCACGCTAGCGGCTGGGGCGGCCAGCACAACGGCGGCCGTCAGGAGCAGGGCCGAGCAGAAGGGGCGGAAGGTAGCGGTCAGGTTCATGGCGGAAAGCGGTTAAGAGTGGTGACGTTTGTTGCGGTTGATGAAGCAAACCTAGCCCCGCTAACGTCCCATCGAAACTACTTTTCAGCGAACGGTAAATCCGCCGGTCGAACGGTTAATCTGGCACCCGAACTGAGTAGCAGTACTAGGCCACTGAGGGTGTGCGCCGGCACCCGAGCTAGTCAATTCCGTTCTGGGCTTGTTGCGCACTAGCTGCACTTGCCGCCTGACCCAGGGCGCCTTGCGCGGGAAGCCGCGCCTACCTACGCGGGCCCTCCTTAAACGCAACAAGGCGCCCGCACGGGCGCCTTGTTGGGCAAAGTCTGGATGCTAGGGAAACACCCTAACTTGGCTATTCCCGTGCTTAAATGATGTTGCGCAGGTCTTGGCGCAGGTTCTCGATGCCGTGCCAGATGTCGTCCCAGGTGCTGCGGTCGTGGTCAGAGCCGGCGGCGGGCTTGCCGG of Hymenobacter sublimis contains these proteins:
- a CDS encoding LytR/AlgR family response regulator transcription factor; translation: MNALLVDDSRLARTELRHLLQAFPEVSIVGEARHAEEARQQLRELQPDLLFLDIHMPGETGFELLASLEAAPHVIFTTAYDEYALRAFEVNALDYLLKPIQENRLAAALAKARSKYTAMVPAGGSAPAEEPAPTPLTEQDQVFVKEGERCWFVRLADIRLFEINGSYTQIYFEQHRPLIPRTLQHLEQRLDPRVFFRANRQQIINLQWVEAIEPWFSNSLKIRLRGGPEVEVSRQQSVRFREMLSL
- a CDS encoding sensor histidine kinase, coding for MFSYALAPPPSRLYWRCQLLGWSLYFVICSGTFSFMGARPRDMLLINFTIAATMLGITHWLRYHIRANGWEQLGPLPLLGRLLVTNVVLSLLSQVVIWAVIALLIRPASDGAPHGWAQFFGYAVNVNILLWLWAGFYFGWHYLTSFRRAEVDKWKLTAAVQEAEMRTLKAQINPHFMFNGLNNIRALVMENPGRARDMITHLSDLLRYSIQLNTAEQVPLSRELEIVEHYLQLEALQLEERLEYTLDVDSAALSVLIPPMTLQLLVENAIKHGLAPRPAGGVIRLCAQLNDSNTLHITVRNTGRYEPRPSHEGVGVRNARERLALLFGPTAHLHLANDPHSPDMVVAHLQLPVAAAVPAEALAVPAIW
- a CDS encoding DUF7010 family protein; translated protein: MLLEQEFAALKLELSVKAKNGLDFIVAASLVWAAIAFLWTLPGSPAHKGFITFFVGSATLPLAWLFSKLLRTTWTLPHNPLQPLGLWLNFAQLFYFPFLIFVYSRYPQHFIMTYGIITGAHFFPYAWFYNARPFALMAGLIPVGCLLLGLRTSATDLYLIPMFIVGMLLVLAGLLWVSYRRNQQAYQRVAAELSHASAAA
- a CDS encoding alpha/beta fold hydrolase, with amino-acid sequence MNLTATFRPFCSALLLTAAVVLAAPAASVAAPAAPVAASIDTPAAHPNFTVRVVGKGQPLLLIPGLTCPGAVWDETVAHYQKQYQCHIISLAGFGGAPAPASTDPLLLNVRDQLLGYIKAQKLQKPAIIGHSLGGFLALWLSSTQPEAAGPLVIVDSLPFLAAVQNPSLTAEAAKPMAEGMRKQMSSGKMTVAAARQMSGSMMTDTARISQATRWSVASDPATVAQAYYDLMTNDLRQDVARIQQPVLVLGAWAAYKQYGSTKEGTRAVFEQQYAKLPQHRIEMSEAGKHFLMWDDTQWFFNQTDAFLKQNSLAKK